The Oncorhynchus nerka isolate Pitt River linkage group LG11, Oner_Uvic_2.0, whole genome shotgun sequence genome includes the window CGTTCAATCATTTTCAAATGATCGGTTAGTTTTTCAAGGATATTTTTACCTTTCTACATTTATCGTCTTCATTTTCTGATTTTTCTACATTTATCATCAGATATTAAAGGACTGTTTTTAAAAAATCCTCATTTAATTTTTATGCTTGCAATATggacattcaaataaaatatttttaacGAAAATTGTATTTTTCGTAGGTGATGGTCAGACGGACTGGATGACGGAAAAAGTTGATTTGTCTTCGTTCCAGTCGACTACTGAATCCTCTTCTAGCTCATCTTCTCCGCCCTCACCGTTGGAACATGATGTCAAGGTGCCCTCTGACTTGGAGGTCATGACCTCTCTTTTACAAGAGGAGCTTGCTCAGCTTGAGGATTACTTCCGGTCTGAATCGACTTCAACCAAATTGGACAAATCACCAAAATGTGACAAAGGCGCCCAAGCAATGGGTGCCCATTCTTACTACCAGTTGCCCTATGCTTCCTACAGTGGCAACCAATCAGAAACAAGCCCACTGGTTGTTACCCTGGCAACGGGGGAACTCGACCGGGTGAGCTTCAGTCGTGGTCCCGTTGGAAGATCCAAAATGGCGAGACCAGCCCcatacaactaccatcatcattcatACAATACTTGCCGAAGAATAGTTTCAGATGGTGTCAACAAAGTTGGTGAGGAACTTGAGCATGACACCTGGAGTGCCAAAGGAAGTTACTCAGGAAGCACAGAGGTGGCTGTTAACCACTGTTCTACATTGAAAACCGTGGGGAAGAGCATTAGCAGTGTTAAGAAAGTCAGAGAATGTGGTGTATCGTTGAAGGAAGAGCAAAGTTATTGTTTTACAGAGGACGTGTTTTGCAGTGAAGAGATGACCAGAGGTTTTTGTATGGGCGGGTCCTTCGATACCCACCCCAAGAGAGAAGGACAGTTGATGCATGGTATGAAGGTTAGTGGTTATGATGGTATGGGGCTGGAGGTCTTGCATTGCAACAAAGATGGTGGACTCTCTGGAACTATTCCTCAAGAGCCAGAGGCAAACGATGggtattaccaccaccacccgaACGTTGCTCATACAGAGCCTTATCATAGCTTTATCGGTGAAATCGAAGAGCCTACACAAGCACATGGTATAGAGCCCCAGCATGGCCACTACCTCTTCCCAGAATGCATCGGAGACCAAAGCTACGAATGTCTGtcaagaggagagagtgaggggccAATGGTGGACTCGCCCATTCACAGGCAAGCAGTAGAGAGGCTAAAGGAAGATCCATGCTCCCTGAGCTGCCTCAAACCAGGccttgtctctgtccctctggaaGTACATACCGGAGAACGGAAGCAGaagaagagagaccagaacaaAACAGCTGCTCACAGGTATTTTGTGAAAAATTTAGTGATTTTCTTTGTGTTATGAAGTTTAAATAAAAACTGTGAGTATAGAATGTTTGGTCATTTTTTTAGTTTGACCAAAGAAACGTCTGTGTACATTTTAACTAATCTTTTAAAGTTGAAAAACTGAACTTTTTTGTAGACTCTAATATCTGGTTTGAATGGGATAACTTTGGCTTTTCACTGATGTGATATGCTACTAGAATTGCTTAGTTACAAAATGTGTTTTATAAAAGATGAAATCTGAACACTTCTTCTAATAGGTCCCGCTATCTTGGATGTTCATAGATGCATATCTGGAAATCTAGTTCTTGAGGGATGAGGTTGGGAAAACATGTCCATGTTAAATTCATGATGTTAGCTTTCTCTATAATTAGAGAGAAGTGATATTGAACTGCCAGCCTACTGTAGCTCAGTGACCCAGACATGGTAGCTTCTACAAAGATACAGAAAGTCCTGTGGTAGGTTTTTTTGGACAGATGGGATGTTGTGGGCGTAGGACAGGGTTGGCAACTGCCAGTTGCCGTGGGGCGTGCGAGAAGGACAAAATAAGGGGAAAAGATGGAGGGGGGCTCCAATGGTAGATGCAAGCTGATCCTGGTATTTTGTAAACTAAAGGTATCGACTGCGTAAGAGGGCGGAGCTGGACATACTGGAGGAGGAGCTTCATGGGCTGGAGGGACAGAACCGGGAGCTCCAGGACAAGGCGGAGTCAGTGGAACGAGAGATTCAATATGTCAAAGATTTACTCATCGAGGTCTACAAAGCCCGTAGTCAACGCCTAAAGCAAGATGCCAGTGCCTAATCTCCCACCCACAACACCAGCACTCGCATCAAGAGCACTTGTTTGTTCAAAATGATAGTTGCATGATTTTGGTAGTTTTTCTAAAAAATATAATCGCTTTATTGTTGTTACAGACAATATGCCACACAATGTATCTTTCCAAATGTTTCCCTGAATGACTTCAGGGCTTAGTTGGTGAATTTAGGAGGAAACTATAAACTGTCCGTGACCACTGTGACACTGACCTGCACTCACAGCCTTGTAATGTTGGAGTTTGAGCTTGCAATGATTGAcctttttacagtcattttttaACCGTAATAGAAACGATTGAATTATGCCTGTTTTTattgacagtcaatgtcagcatAAAGGAAGGATGTTTCATGCTGTGAtgatgtatgttttgttttatttattcatcACCTTTTGCTTTGTCCACTCATTTGGTATAAGGGATTGAAGAAGGAATGTTTAAAATGCTGTGGAAAAGTTCATAAATGCTGCAAACTACTAGAACATTTTATTGCTAAAAGGCTGATGTAGAACATGTAGGAAACCACCTAGACCTTGCTAAAGTACCCAATGCATGTTTGATTGTTAAAAAAGCATGATGGCTTGTTATTTGAAAATGACTATTCTTTTAACTGCATGGCTTCCTGATTTAATGGTTTCCATAGAGCATTTTCTCAAGTCATGCTTTAACTGTTTAAGTTTCATTAGCTGACAAGTTCTACAGAGCTTTACTCTAAACTATTTATTTTATACTCGGGATGTTTGTCCACTTTTACATAATGAGGAAAATTGACATGGCTATCACTGTTTTATCATCTTGGTTTTTTCTTGGCTGTATTTTTGCGAAAAAACAATCACCTGTTGACACAACAATAAATTGTTGTTGGGCATAATGTCTTCATGATAATCTTATTGAATGAATATGTGTTGAATTCAGGTCTACTTGTTTGATAGATGACTATATCAGGTAACTATCAGGTAAATTGCAGTCAAATAAACCAGTTATGTTTGATCATTTATTCTTTGTGGACTGTTATTACAATACATTGTTATTACACTGTTATAGAAGTCAGACAGTTTACATCATTGTTGCTCAATCCATTCCTGTGGGACCCACAGAGGGAGTGCACTTTTCTGTTTTagcccagctaacacacctgctTCTCTTCAAGGGCAGGATTTCCAAGCCTTGTTCATGTAGCTTAATGTATCTTCTGGAAGACTAGTTAAATGTGGACTCGATGTCTGTCAATGTCCAGCGAATAAACAATGTTGTCAAGGTAGATCAAGAGGGAGTCTCACCATCGGCCCATGCAAGGGTAAGAAAAAAGACAGAGACGTTACACAGGCTGAAAGATTCCCAGTCAAACTCTTACAGACCCGACAGTGTGGTAAATATATAATCTGGATCTAGCCTGGCAGGACCAACGTGATTGCTGCATATTACGGAATAATGAATGCAGCGATCAGGGTGGTTTCACCAGGCTAAGGTGGGGCCATCTTGACCTGCCAGTATGTCGGTGTGTAGATCTGAAGGAATCAGATTGGTGTAGCAATATGGCGAAACCCTTAAACCCTTTATAGGTGTAGTACTGTATCACTATTTTGTAACACTTATTCAGTTCCTTCATATCCCAAAAGGCTATGCATTCTATTTGGGCTGTATTCTCAAAGTCATAGACAAGAGTAGGATGTGAGATGCCCCTTTCTGTCTGTTTTGAACTGAGATTTCACTCCCTCTGGTCTGGTTGGCTGCGTTGCAGGGAGAGTaagtacatatattttttttaccactAGAGTGAAGACAGTAAGGAATCATGACGCATATTATGATGAAAAATAGTAAATGTTCTGTTTACCATAAAATCTTGTGTTTTCCATAGAAATATGGGACATTTTACAAACACAATTTCTACAATGCTTGCAAAGTCACTACGGTTGTAGGAGATCACTCTCTAGTGTAAAGTCAGGGAGGAAAACATAGAAAGTATCAGGataaaggtaagacccagatgcagaccgtgtcgaagtaacaatgtttattacagcaacaggggtaaaggtacaggacggcaggcaggcaggctcatgcagagtggtcaggcacACAGGCTCAGAGTCAGAACAGGCAAGACCAGGAagatgagaaaagagagactgggaaaacgCAGGAGCTGATAcaaaaaccgctggttgacttgacaaagaAGACGAAATGGCAAccaacaaacagagaacacaggtataaatacacaggggataatggagaagctgggtgacacctggagggggatggagacaatcacaaggacaggtgaaacagatcagggggtGACAGAAAGGGtcatttatacatacagtaccagtcaaaagtttggacacacctgctcgttcaagggtttttctttatttggactattttctacattgtagaataatagtgaagacatcaacactgaaataacacattgaatcatgtagtaaccaaaagtgttaaacaaatccaaatagatttgagatttttcaaagtagccaccctttgccttgatgacagctttgcacactcttggcattctctcaaccagcttcacctggaatgcttttccaacagtcttcaaggagttctgccatatgctgagcacttgttgactgcttttccttcactctgctgtccaactcatcccaaaccatctcaattgggttgaggtcaggtgattgtggaggccaggtcatctgaagcTAAAGTAATCATCTGCTGCATACCCAGAGGCCAAAGGCACAATGAGGAAGGCTGGTATCTGTCTCTTGGAGTGACAACTGAAGTTCCTAATCTCATCCACCACTACTAGGAGGGTGTGTGAAACATCTCCATATCTATCCTACAGGGGCCTCTGAAAGTATGAGGCAATCTTATACAATTCTTGcagatcagagagagaaagagggtgttgCTGGAAAGAATAAAAATGTATGCTTCGCTCTAGTGCTTCACTGTCTTCTCACAGGGTGGTTGGGTGACATACTCCTCTCGTGTTTTGTGATTCAATTTGTATTGATAGTATAGCACATTTGGAGGTTCATTTAGTTATACTTGCAATTAGTTCAGTAAACATTATATATTTTATTCTTGTGAAAAATAATACATTGCTCAATTGATCAGATGGACAGAAAGTTGAACATAAAACAATGCCAGGGTAGTAGAGCATTGAGGGTTGGGGGTACTGCTCTGTACAGGCTACCATCCATTAGATCAGATATTAAGATAACATCCTGATTCTCTATGGTCACCCAGGTGGGTCCTACACATTAGTAATGGAAGAGATGAGTTAAGCCCCATACAATGTAAAGTGCTTTGAACATCTTGAAAAGTGTTGTATAACTTAAACAATCCCTTATTAAATGTCTTCTCTGTAATGTTTCTGGAGGTGTCAATCACTGTTTCGATGAGCCAAATGGGTTTAGAAACATCAATCTTTCTAAGACCACAATCTGTATGCTTTGCACTAATCCTATAGTGACACTAATCCTATAGTGCGCCATTGTACAGTAAAAGTCACCCCTCCAATTATCCTATTATGGCTGTAGTTAACCAACCAGCACTGTACTGTAGACAGGGATACATTGCACAGTTTGTGGTAGACAGTGGTAGACAGAGGGTAGAAACAGGGTAGAAACTTTCAACTCTGAGAATTGTTCATGTGGTTGCTTTGGGGCATTGCCTTTATAACTCATCTGATAGATCACTTTTTAGATTGTTGGATATTCACAGCGGCAGAGATGTAATAAAAGGCCTATCAGGTCCTGAGAAAAGAGGTGACTAACATTGACCGTATTGTAGCCTGTCCCTGGAAGAGGGGATTTCACAAATCTGACTACAAACAAGCCATATTCCAGagaatatcaaatcaaactttatttgtcacatgcgccgaatacaacgtgtagactttaccgtgaaatgcctacttacaagcccttaaccaacagtgcagttcaaggagagttaagaaaatatttaccaaataatctacagtaaaaaataataaaaagtaacacaataaaataacaacaacgaggctatatacagggggcatgggtaccgagtcaatgtgcgggggtaccggcCAGTCGAGGCAAcctgcacatgtaggtaggggcgaagcgactatgcatagataacaaacagcgagtagcagcagtgtaaaaaacaaatggatggggggtgtcaatgcaaataatccagtggccatttggtTAATTTAATATATTTTCCAGATTTACGGTGTTAGAGACTGGACATTTTTCTGATTCTAATTCTCAGATGACTACATTGAGTTTATATAGGTATTCTGGTACAGACATGCTCTGACAAATCTGACAGGAGATACTGGCACTGTTTaagtggagcggcagggtagcctagtggttagagtgttgaactagtaaccggaaggttgcaatttcaaacccccgagctgacaaggtacaaatctgtcgttctgcccctgaacaggcagttaacccactgttcctaggccgtaattgaaaataagaatttgttcttaactgacttgcctacttattTAAAAAATGAAGTGCCTGATAGACAGCTACATTGTGAATAATGTCAAGGCACCCAGGCCATAGATTTGTTTGTTAACATAGTAATTCCACTACAGTGTAATTTATGTGAAATGTCAAGTTAATGGAAATATGAAACTTGTTTTTCCTTTAAAAATAATTTTTTGTTTGTGATAAGGCAAGCCCTAAATAACACCATACATGAAAACAGTAACATCATGTGATTCGTAGTGTTATGTTtatgtagccgatgtgaaatggctagttagttagcggtggtgcacgctagtggcgtttcaatcggtgacgtcacttgctctgaaaccttgaagtagtggttccccttgctctgcgctctgcaagggccgcggtttttgtggagcgatgggtaacgatgcttcgagggtgactgttgacgtgtgcagagcgtcACTGGTTCGCGCCCAGTTCGGCGCTAGGGGACGGACGTAAAGTATATACTGTTACATTTACACTGGGTCAAAACTGAAGTCATCTGCTTCTTACAGCAGGATGATTTTAATAGcttaaaaaaaagaagctttCTCCAAAAGGTAATTGAAAACGACTTCACTGTATGTTATTGTATTCTAAGCCATTCTGCTTACATCAATTTCTGTAAGTAGATAATTAAAGGAATCAAAGCTAAACTAATATCAATATTCAAAGTTAcacaaaactgttggaaaagatCCTGAATTCTGTCGAAAATGTCCATCAAGATTAACGTTGGTCATTTTTTTTATAGGGAAGTTATATTGTTACACATGTTTATTCTACCACAAAGATTGATCTGATACAGCAATAATCTATTGAATGTAAACTTCAGTTTAGAGGCATCTGACGGGGCTATAATATTAAAGTGAAATATGTGACATTATTAATTCACTGATCTATCATTCTATGTGAAAATGCAGCATGATCAACCCATGTTGGCTTTGAGCATAAGTGCATATTATTAATTTTACTTGAGGAAAAACAGAGATGAGTTATGGCTGATACTGAAGTCTATAGCAATCCTACCAAACCACTTTGAGACTTGGCGTTTGACCGGAGGCTTCCGTACACTCTATTTCAGCTCGTTCCAAAAATTATTTAAAGAATGCTTGTGAGAAGCAAGCAGGTTCTgacttaaatgttttatttatttttgtaactTTTTTAATTGAATATTTGAAACATGCAatatacagtggagcaaaaaagtatttagtcagccaccaattgtgcaagttctgccacttaaaaagatgagagaggcctgtatttttcatcataggtaaacttcaactacgacagacaatttgagaaaaaaaatccagaaaatcacattgtaggattttttatgaatttatttgcaaattatggtggaaaataagtatttggtcacctacaaacaagcaagatttctggctctcacaaacctgtaacttcttctttcagaggctcctctgtcctccactccttacctgtattaatggaacctgtttgaacttgttatcagtataaaatacacctgtccacaacctcaaacagtcacactccaaactccactatggccaagaccaaagagctgtcaaaggacaccagaaacaaaatgcgtagacctgcaccaggctgggaagactgaatctgcaataggtaagcagcttggtttgaagaaatcaactgtgggagcaattattaggaaatggaagacatacaagaccactgataatctccctcgatctggggctgcacgcaagatctcaccccgtggggtcaaaattatcacaagaatggtgagcaaaaatcccagaaccacacggggggacctagtgaatgacctgcagagagctgggaccaaagtaacaaagcctaccatcagtaacacactacgccgccagggactcaaatcctgcagtgccagacgtgtccccctgcttaagccagtacatgtccaggcccgtctgaagtttgctagagagcatttggatgatccagaagaagattgggagaatgtcatatggtcagatgaaaccaaaatataactttttggtaaaaactcaactcgtcgtgtttggaggacaaagaatgctgagttgcatccaaagaacacctaCCAAACCACTCTGAGACTTGGCGTTTGACCGGAGGCTTCCGTACACTCTATTTCAGCTCGTTCCAAAAATTATTTAAAGAATGCTTGTGAGAAGCAAGCAGGTTCTgacttaaatgttttatttatttttgtaactTTTTTAATTGAATATTTGAAACATGCAatatacagtggagcaaaaaagtatttagtcagccaccaattgtgcaagttctcccacttaaaaagatgagagaggcctgtatttttcatcataggtaaacttcaactacgacagacaatttgagaaaaaaaatccagaaaatcacattgtaggattttttatgaatttatttgcaaattatggtggaaaataagtatttggtcaataacaaaagttgatCTCaacactttgttatataccctttgttggcaatgacagaggtcaaacgttttctgtaagtcttcacacggttttcacacactgttgctggtattttggcccattcctgcatacagatctcctctagagcagtgatgttttggggcaaTACCAAaacaaatggtctattgattctgtatcctcacaacaaaatctgcagagcttcgatgattttatgccccaaatattcaacattttgatggtggcaagaattctatataataatttttGTAGAAAATcacgaagtcttgaatcttgcTTTGTtgtatatatcaactcatacactctgtaccatggaatcggtacatcaaaactctcttcccaactattttgcaatctgtatggaacaccctggtcctcaaatgaaactggtatactttcctatttatgctattttatTCCTCCGCAAGTTTTGaccctttatattgggcagacataCTAGTTCCCTACCTTCTCCCGCTGCCACCCGCCTCCTTcatttttggggtaatgctgtaaccaattggttgtactcttggattaagcagaccttcccatacaatactgataactccatgaaggacataactctaccattccaatttacaatataatttaacatcagaagcctcctccctaagtttgcttcattcactgctttagcacactcctccaaccctgatgtcctagccatgtctaaatcttggcttaggaaggccaccaaaaattctgaaatgtcCATCTCCAATTACAAAATTTTCCGTCAAGATATAACTGCTAAAGggggcagagttgcaatctactgtacagatagcctgcagagttctgtcctactatccaggtctatgcccaaacagttcgagctactacttttaaaaatccatctctccagaaataagtatctcactgttgccgcttgttatgtACCCccttcagctcccagctgtgccctggacaccatatgtgaattgattgccccccatctattgtCAGAGTTCGCACTGTTAGCTgatctaaactgggatatgcttaacaccccagccgtcctacaatctaagctagaagccctcaatctcacagaaatgatcaaggaacccaccaggtacaaccctacatCCACTAgaagccctcaatctcacacaaatgaccaaggaacccaccaggtacaaccctacatccataaacatgggcaccctcatagatatcatcctgaccaacttgccctctaaatacaccaccaggatctcagcgatcactgcctcattgcctgcgtccgttatACCCcttatcactgtcaaacacttctgcaagcaggcctttctaaacgaccttgcccgggtatcctggaaggatattgacctcatcccgtcagtagaggatgtctGGTTGTTCTTCAAatgtgccttcctcaccatcttaaataaacatgcccctttcaaaaaaagttgaactaagaacagatatagcccttggttcactccagacttgactgccctctgaccagcacaaaaacatcatgtggcgcaccgcactagcatcgaatagtccctgcgatattcaacttttcagggaagtcaggaaccaatatacacaatcagttaggaaagcaaaggctagctttttcaaacagaaatttgaatcctgcagcactaattccaaaaagttttgggcaactgtaaagtccatggagaataagagcacctccccccagctgcccactgcactgaggctaggaaacactgttaccaccgataaatacatgataatcgagaatttcaataagcatttctctacggctggccatgctttccaccaggCTACCAAAACCCTGGCCAACAGTTCtacaccccctgcagcaactggtccaagcccccccccccccccccgcttctccttcacccaaatccagacagctgatgtcctgaaagagctgcagaatctggatccctacatatcagctgggctagacaatctagaccctctcttcctaaaattatccgccgccattgtcgcaacccctattacgtctgttcaacctctcttttgtatcgtctgagattcctaaagattggaaagcggtcgcggtcatccccctcttcaaagggggagacactctagacccaaatttTTACAGACCTatgtccatcctgccctgcctttctaaagtcttcgaaagccaagtgaacaaacagatcaccgactatctcgaatcccaccgaaccttctccgctatgcaatccggtttccgagctggtcacgggtgcacctcagccacgctcaaggtcctaaacgttatcataaccaccatcaataaaaacagtactgtgcagccgtcttcatcaacctggccaaggctttcaactctgtcaatcatcgtattcttatcggcagagtcaacagccttggtttctctaatgactgcctcgcctggttcactaactacatctcagacagagttcagtgtgtcaa containing:
- the LOC115136875 gene encoding uncharacterized protein LOC115136875 encodes the protein MAASILRRKIPLVCMVDLIIPSLQQANDSQSWGRKGAELLERPHIIGDGQTDWMTEKVDLSSFQSTTESSSSSSSPPSPLEHDVKVPSDLEVMTSLLQEELAQLEDYFRSESTSTKLDKSPKCDKGAQAMGAHSYYQLPYASYSGNQSETSPLVVTLATGELDRVSFSRGPVGRSKMARPAPYNYHHHSYNTCRRIVSDGVNKVGEELEHDTWSAKGSYSGSTEVAVNHCSTLKTVGKSISSVKKVRECGVSLKEEQSYCFTEDVFCSEEMTRGFCMGGSFDTHPKREGQLMHGMKVSGYDGMGLEVLHCNKDGGLSGTIPQEPEANDGYYHHHPNVAHTEPYHSFIGEIEEPTQAHGIEPQHGHYLFPECIGDQSYECLSRGESEGPMVDSPIHRQAVERLKEDPCSLSCLKPGLVSVPLEVHTGERKQKKRDQNKTAAHRYRLRKRAELDILEEELHGLEGQNRELQDKAESVEREIQYVKDLLIEVYKARSQRLKQDASA